CCTTCAGCTTTGTGTTTTCACATGACTGGTTCACGTATACCTTGGGCCCTGCATGTTTGTGGGGTAGTTGGGCTGGAGCGCACACCTTCAGTACTGATTTCCTGGCGTTTTTCGGCAAGCTGATCAGCGAAGCAGGGTTAGTCGATCCCAAGTCGAGCCAAGCAGCCGTATTTGCACTCTTGGCCGGCTTGACCACCTTGGTAATGCCGGACGTATGGGCTGCGCGCACACGTCGTGGACTGCGCGCCTACTTAAAGTCAAAGGATCCGGAAAGAATTGAAAGCTTTCTGACGAAAGAGACGTTGCGTCACAGTCCAATGGGCAGCACGTTGGTGAATGCTTTCGCTCACAAGAGGTCGGTCATGATTTCGATGGATGATCGCAAAGTCTATGTTGGGCTTATCCAGTCGCTAGGAACGCCGACCGAGGTCACGGGTGTGGATCTCGAAATCAAGCTACTACCCGGGCTCAGCGGCTACAGAGACAAAGATTCTTTGAAGGTGACGTACACCAACACCTATCCCGCTGACACATCAATTCTGGAACCTATCTACTTCAAACAAGAAAACATCATCTCGATCAGCCTCTTCAGTGAGAAGATCCGTGAAGTTTTCGATGAAGAAGAGAAGGCCAAAAAAACGATTGCGACGGAACTGCTACCTTAGTGTCGGTATGCTTGCAAGCGCTTACTCAAAACCAGGCTACAGCTTTGTGTAAGTGTCTATCTCCATAGCCGAACTGCTACCGCATACTTGGAATCCGAACGACAAAGTAGGCTAGATTTTTTAACGGCGGCAAGATTTTCTTAAAAATCGCGCGAAGGTCAGGTCAGTTCTGCGCTGGTGAGAAACCGATTTGATGGCATGATCACCCAGTAAAGGCCGCTGACGCGGCCTTTGCTATTTTCTGGCTTTCATTTCAGATTTCTGACATTAGGCAGCCAGGCTCTTCTGCATGCCAGCCATTGCTTGCTGAATGCTCTTGAGCAAGTCACGCTTTGGTTTGCTGTCTTCGTAATATTTCATCAGTAGAGTTTGCAATCGCTCAATTGCTGCGACTTGATCAGCTGTAGAGCGGAAAACAGAGCACTCAGCGTCATCGCCGTAGTACGTATTGTAGAACTCGCTGTTACGGGTTTCTGCGGGGTGCTCGGCATACATCCAGTCTTCCAAGGTCGAACGTACCTTCTCAAAGACTTGATTTGCCCGGAAATTCATTGGTGAAATGCATAGAGACTTCAGCTCTTTCGAGAGCTCTTTGTGCTTGGAGATGGCCAACCCGGTTTTAGGGCGCCATTTGATCGGCTCGCCCGCCCGCCGAAAAAGCTCAGTTGCTCCCTTGCTGTATCCGTAGGTCGTTCCGAGCCTAGGCTTACGCTTACGTCCACTTGCCTCGGTAGCGGGGCTAGCGAAGCGTGCGTAATAGCCGAAACCTGGTTTGTCTCCCTCTCGCGTTACCGTTGTAATCTGCGGGGCGGGAAGTTTCTCTACGATGCTGGTCAATTCAGAAAGCCAGTCGCCGTCCTGGCCAACGAAGTGCGGAACCGCATTATTCGGATAGTAAAGGCCTGGCCACACCGGCTTCGAGATGTGAAAGTCATTTTGATCCGCCCACTTGCTGCGTGCGGTGACTTCATCTGTGCGGTTTACATGGTCGTAAGGCTCATCCAGTGCAACGCACCGCTCGGTTGTGGGATCTACCCACCAGGAGATGTGGTCGCGACGAGGTAGTGTTTCCGTGCGGCTCAGTTTTTTGCGTTGAGCTTGAGTCGTGACAGGGCGTAGTCCCGTTGCTTCAACGAACTGCAGTGCCAAGGCTGCCCGGTGAAGAAGTTCTTTTGCACGTTCCTGAGAGTCAGCGTCGAAGGACATTTCCAAGTGGTCGGTATCTGCAACGCGAAAGCCAGAGAGGTTTCGCGTAAAGGCTATCTGGTACTTGGTCAGGAACGAAAGCATGGGGCGTGGCAAATCAACCCGGATCACCTCAAGGCCAGCCTCAGAAGGTTTTTTGTTCCTGTCATGCCAGTAGGCAGACAGGTAGATGCTATCGAGCATGGGGAGTTCGGCGGTAAGCTTTTCCAATACACGGCGAGCGTGATGGAAGCTCTGATAGCCTGAGTCTTGAGCAGCCAGGTCGAGTGCCTGCAGGTGGGTAACCTCAGGGCCTTTCAGGGTTTTGGCTTTGCGTTTGATCCCACGAAGGGTCTGAGGAACGGCATGTACAGCGGGAGTGATGCTCATAATTTCTCTCCAGCTCCATTGCGCAACGCCACTCGCCTACGTCAACTCGGAGCCTAGAAAAATCATGGCTTAGAGGGTGTTCAGGTTTACCACATTGGCAGTGCCGTTTTGCAGCTTTCACTGGCGAGTGAGGTGCGCCTGCCTTGCGCTACTATTAAGCTAGCAAGTACTTCGGGCGTATTGCAAGGGATTTTTCACGACTTAGAGGCCGGTTGGCCAGGCCTGATCCAGCGGTACCGTGAGTTCTAAGTAGGGGGGAGATGTGGTGGGGCAGCGTACCACCAGTAGCAGCAGAGCACTGTGAGTATTAGGATGGCGCACAGCGCAATGGACACAGACGCAAAAGGATTTTTTGATGTCAAAAGCAGAGCAGGCTTTCCAGTACTCGATTAAAGACGCCGAAGAGCTCCTTGAACACTTCGACTCCCTCAACGCCAACCCGCCTCCGGCCAATGCGGAGGTGCTCAAACGCGCAGGGCTGGTCATGGCCCTGACCGCCTGGGAGACCTACGTCGAGGATCGTGTCACTGAGGCGCTGGCAATCCAGCTCAAGCTGATCAAGGGAAGCCGGTGCGGCGACTTCATGGCCGAGAAACTGGAGAACGAGCTCAAGCGTTTTCACAACCCTGATTCGGCGAAGACAAAGCAGCTATTCCTGGACTACCTCGGTGTCGACGTCACTACCAGTTGGGCCGGCATGAGCACTGATGCAGCAGGGAATCGGAAGGCGCTTGACGCTTTGATCAGCAAGCGGGGGCAGGCTGTGCATCGATCCAAGGTACAGAGCACGGGTGTGCCAGCTGCTCACCTGGTCAAGCGTGATGATCTGGAGAAAGCCATCCGACTTATCAAGCTTCTTGTGCAGAAGACTGATCAGTGTGTGAATGAACAGATTTAGTAGTAACACACAGAGGAACCTCAAGGCTTCTGTCTCAGCTATGGCGAGCCGTTCTTCAGATAGCACGCCAATTGAATAAATAGCTAAAGTCCTGCAGAAAAAAGTGTGCTACCTCCTCCCGATGCAGTTCATGTTTCATGTTCCCGTACTATCAGCATCCGCCGTACAAAAACTCAGGAGTCATAGATTGCCAGCTAAGAACAAATTTTCAGAGGTCGAAAACCAGAGCGATCAGACACAGGATTCGGAGAAAGGTTTTTTTCTTAGTGAGGAGATGTGTCGAAAGTTAGCCGAATCCCAGAAGCAATATCGCCGTGAGCAGCGTCGCCAGAGACGACTTGAGTTTAGCTGGGTCTCTTGGTTTTTTGATGAGTTTCCTAGCGACGATATGTTTAGGCCCGCACTTCGCGAGAGGAGAAATACGCGGCAGGAGATGATGTATCACCGTTTTCGGCAGATGATTAGCTGGTCATTCTGGTCAAGAATGAAGTCCTCAACTGGGGTCAAACTTGTAGCCATCGGGGGGTTGGTGGCTGCATTCCTCCAGGCAGCTCCGGACTTGAAAGGAGTAGAGGCCGCTGTACTTCCATTAAGCTGGTTACTGTTGGGCGGCGTCTTCTATTTGCTCGCAGTGATTTGTTTTGAGATTAGGTGTCCGGTTCTGCTCAAGCGAACGCTTGCAAGTAACGAGGACTACCTTGGAATTGAAGGCCGACGCTGGTTGCTCGCGCTGGTGGAGGA
Above is a genomic segment from Pseudomonas argentinensis containing:
- a CDS encoding DUF5623 domain-containing protein; amino-acid sequence: MSITPAVHAVPQTLRGIKRKAKTLKGPEVTHLQALDLAAQDSGYQSFHHARRVLEKLTAELPMLDSIYLSAYWHDRNKKPSEAGLEVIRVDLPRPMLSFLTKYQIAFTRNLSGFRVADTDHLEMSFDADSQERAKELLHRAALALQFVEATGLRPVTTQAQRKKLSRTETLPRRDHISWWVDPTTERCVALDEPYDHVNRTDEVTARSKWADQNDFHISKPVWPGLYYPNNAVPHFVGQDGDWLSELTSIVEKLPAPQITTVTREGDKPGFGYYARFASPATEASGRKRKPRLGTTYGYSKGATELFRRAGEPIKWRPKTGLAISKHKELSKELKSLCISPMNFRANQVFEKVRSTLEDWMYAEHPAETRNSEFYNTYYGDDAECSVFRSTADQVAAIERLQTLLMKYYEDSKPKRDLLKSIQQAMAGMQKSLAA
- a CDS encoding HEPN domain-containing protein; this encodes MSKAEQAFQYSIKDAEELLEHFDSLNANPPPANAEVLKRAGLVMALTAWETYVEDRVTEALAIQLKLIKGSRCGDFMAEKLENELKRFHNPDSAKTKQLFLDYLGVDVTTSWAGMSTDAAGNRKALDALISKRGQAVHRSKVQSTGVPAAHLVKRDDLEKAIRLIKLLVQKTDQCVNEQI